The DNA window AGTTGTTTCGCGTACTACATCTTCCCCCAATTTAATAACTATCGATATACTCGTAAACGTTAAATTCCGTATTATTCTGACTCGACCCATCACAGCGTCGTTCTTAGAAAGTCTTtcaattttgagaaaaaaatattgaaataaataCATGTATTTCAAAGTATGTACACCATTTCTAATCTTtaaatatatgagaaaggcaaaaaaaattgcgctCCTTTTTTATGACGGAGATATCGCTTCAACAGGACGTATATATTGTATCAATCCCAAAAAATCGCCAATGTTTAAACTGCTACATTTTTTTCCCAGTTGCTCTCTAAAATGTACAATCAATAACCTACCACCACTAATCCACTTCCAGGGACCTCGTTGGAAACATCGTCACCTCAATCACGGTGTGCCTTATCATTGCCCAGGCTGCCGATCTGGTTCGAATATTCACCGAGTTCAGCAACCACGTCAGCTTCATCGTGGCCGATTCGTTCTTCTACATCAGCCTGCTGGCGGCTTTCTTCTGGCTCAACAGTTTGGGTTACTACATCTGGAAAACATTCCGCGCGCGAAACGTCTTCCTGCGAGTGACGGACGGGCGTAAGTACTGCTGGTACTCGGGATACGCGTGGGGCGCGACGGCAACCATGGCCGGTGTGGCAATATTTTCGCACTTTTTCCTGGACGGACCGAACGGGAAGCGAAACACCAGCATTTTCGAGAATCAGGAAACAATCGGTTGGCTTGGGATTGCAGTGTTTTTCACACCGATCGCTTTCATCATTATAATTAACACGTTTTTCTACGTGACGACTCTGAAATTTATCAACCGGATGAATACGTACGGCAGAATACACCACAAGTTGAAATGCAAGTAAGTGTTCTGTTACAAGTAGCGAAATAattaaactttaatttttttttctctctgctTCCAGCTTTGTTATGTTCACTTTAATCTTCCTCGTCATGAGTACATCATGGCTCTTCCTGATCCTCTCATGGCTCCACTTCGATGCACTGCTGTACACGCATATCATTGTGAATGCACTACAGGCCCCGTGCATTTTGTACATATGCGTTCTCCGGCAGAAACACGTAACCTTTCTGCTGAAGAAATCGTGCTGCTATAATGAACCACCGCAAGCATCCGATTGGGGTGATGAGATGACGTATATGAACGGAGGTGACTACTGACCCCACTGACCGATGATAGATAGCAGCGCTCGCGCCGAACTAGGAATCTACACTAAagaatctcaccaaccgtgGTCTTCCCCAGAGGCTTATCTAGCTTCGAGTAGCAGCTAGAGACGGCAGCGTAGGAGTTAACATTCCTGAATCTCTAAGATTCGAAGAAAAACAAATGAACCAATCGACATCCGAGCCGCAAGGGCAGCATTATTTTCGAAAGAAATAACTATACACGTCCAGTTTTTCATTAGGCTACGAAAGAAAACGATAAATTATTAACAATAGTCTGTAAGAGCGCTATTTCATGTATGATAACACCGCTTATTTTCCTCGGCGTACGTTGTGAGGAAACTATGTGTTGCTAGATTTATATATTGGTAAACAACAGCTGAACTACTGTGTACACTCAAGTAGATTAACCTTGACAAAGACTCAATAAATATTAAGATACAAAGAATTACTAATGAACATGTCTTTTATTTCGAATAAATACTCACTCATTCATCACATGAAGAAAAAATTACTAAAGCGGCTCGTAAATGTTTTCTTAATTTTCAGAATATGAACTGATGGTATAAGATAAAATTGTGACATCATTGATTGGTATGGCACGAATTTGAAAAAAGGAATGCAACTGAATTGATCACACTTTATGAGGTATTTCGATTGTTGAAAAGTTGATAAAACCACAGATAGCAGACATTTAGGCTAGAAGGCTCCAGCTGCATTGCATCGGTCAATGCGCCACTTAAAAATGTTTGCCAAACGCGTTTCGGACGCTAGCAATTTGGAGGATTGAAGAACTGTCGACGCTCGACAATGGCTTACAATAGGACTACCGTCTTACGCTACACGATGTTGTATCGCTTTCCACCATCGAATACGGAACCTTGCGGTTAAGTATATAACAAATAGCTTCCTTTCTGGCAAATAGCAAATAACTCTGCCCTCATACCCTGGTCAGATCCCTACGTGCCAATTTTGCAACTAGGTGACGCATTACGAAAAGTCACGCGCCAACAAACAGTTTCCGAAATACGTTGCTAAAGCACAATCAAATGGTCAACCAACAACTGACCTATTTTGAATCTTGAAATTAACTACCAGTAACAATAGCGAAGCAACAACGATTGCGACTAGTACCTCCATACCAACAACCAGTGCCAGCGAACACCGATGAAGTTGGTTATACAATAGCGATCTGACAGAGCAGTAAATACGAGCACCCGACCgcgaacagcaagaaagcagtaccgatgacggcATGGACGTGCAAGATAACGTGAGAGAGGGCAGACTGAATGAACTTCAAGTTGCAATCTTTCGCCACATAGTAAAAGGAACTCAGCCCGCAACCTGCGTCTGAAGAATTCGACAGTCAGAAATAAATATTTCTTGAGTTTTGCCCAATCTCGTGAACTCCGTAAAGCTATCACTCACCTGTGCAAACAAATTTCCCTCCGGTCGCTGCAACAACGGTGCCATTAAACACCTCACTACCACGTGGCAGTCATCCATCACGGTGTTAAAAAATCTTCTCGTCGGCAGCAATGCCTCCAAATCGATGAGAAATTCTAAAAACCGCTCACAGTAGCGCACCGTTTCTTCGCACACTGGCCCCTCCCCCGGAATCAACTCCAGAATGTTCATAAACTTTATCATAAGATTCTGCAAAAAGTGCCGCTCCCACTCAAACTTTTCCTTCATTTTCGGTTTGTCCCTCTTCTGCAACTTTTTCCAAAACCGCCTCCACTCCGGTATTTCCTTCAATTCCTGCTCTCTTCTACGCGGTTGCAAACAGGACCACATGGCCAACGAGACCAATCGTTTGGCCTGATTCCTGCACAGTTCAACTTCCATACTGTTGAAGCAATGGTTCAGAAACACCAGCAACGCGGTTTGCTCTCTCATGCTGAACGGAGTAACTGTGGTGTCCTCTAAACACGCTTCCAGCACCTTCTGAAAAAAGCTCGGAAACTGATCCGCACGATTATCAAACACCTGCCACACTTCTACTTTTTCGCGAAACTTTTCATTCAACATCACCACGATCGACATCAGGTGTGCCCGGGTTGCTTCCTCACCGCGGTAATTAGGCCACAGGTAGTTCTCTAGATATTGACTAAACTCTAACATCATGATCCGTCGCATGGAATATCGCGATTCGCAAATCTCGCGCCGATAGATTTCTTCGATGACGGCTTGATTGAACGGTTCGTGGCTGTCGGCCGTGTCCGGGGCCCAGAATCGGTTAGCAAGCTGAATGAGAGATAGATTGGTTAGTGTCATTTTAGTCCGGAATAAACAGGAAGTTTGTCCTGTTCGCCACCAGCAGTCGAAATAAAGATATGTAGCGAATATAGGAACAATATGCTTCCTGTTTGGTACGGAACACTTTCAGTTTCGTCTGGTACTgaaacaaaataattgattttagcCAGCATGCTTTTCTGAATACTTACAAAAGTTAGCTCATCGGCATTTATCTGAGCCACCGTGAGAGCTCCTTTGCGCATTTTGGCGGCCGGTTCATCCGACGATTTTGTTTTGGACATTGTTAACGCGAACTTCCGATCAAATTTCGTAAAACGTTTCGAGACCGGTTCCGACACAACAAACTCccgaaaaaccaaaataaaaactgGGTGCCGCAACTGACGTTTCGGGTAACAGCACGcgtaaacaaaaaattaaaaggaaAACAAACACAGGGTGGTCAAATTACATTTCATATTCAGCTCTCAACCGCTCGACGCGCCATCTAATTCTCAATAATGGTACCAGTCAAAAGATGAAAgcatcccgaatagaaatgcacaacagtattacagcattttttattgttacattacaacgaaaaacaatgttattctggaaaatttacaatggaaatataatcacatttgttgtttctacatccgatttcattgtaaacccgatttttacatggaaaaaggggggtcgttaaggtatgtaacaatgaaaaaaatgatcttTTCCCATAAGTATATTGATGTTAcaacaaaagttgttgttaacaaataaaactgttgTAAATTCAACGTTTCTACGATCAATTTCGATATTACTTTCTGTTCGGGATTGCCTTGCATTGGTGATATAGGATGGTTGTTCTACAGGTGATAAGAAAACACtcgttctttcgtttgacacCAAAACATCCAGACGAACTCGATATTTTATTGCGAATCattgagatccggaattatatttgtttgaaaatgtttacCTATAGAAATTGGATTCTTCGGTGAATAACCTCGACAGTTAACACCTGCACTATTCAATCCAGTGATTTTTGCCCACTATCGTGTTTTCTATCGAGATTTTAAATCTCTGAATGTCATTTCAGTATAAACTGAAACCGGAAGAACGAATTCTTAGTGAtgtaacaagaaatttaccatttagatatttttcagccataggaaacatattttcttcgtcaatattacttttcaatattacttttcattagaaAAAATAACACCTAATCGTTGATTTAATTATAACATGAATTGAgcttataaaattcaaaatttactttTAGATGCGTTTTggaagatgaaaataaaaacatcatcattgcaCTTTCGTGCTATCTTGCGGTCTATACATCCAGCTTTAGGTTGCAAATATGTACCTTTGATTCCAATATTCAAATTCTTGATTGCcttctttttttgttcaaaaatgaACGCACGACAAACATATGCGTATAGGGCACATAAGCAAACTATTAAAATTCACGGTGGCGCACTGATCAATGCAATGCAGTTGGAGTGCAGCCGTCAAACGCTTGTAGCAAACAATTGCGTAGATGGTAATAGTAAAACACGCATTTCCatcgtttatcaatttgaaagtttacaaggtttttaaggaaatttttgttctagcctaactGTCTGTTAAATGTGGTCAAACCAATGGACCTGGCAAATGTAAGAGGAATATAATAAACCATCGATGTTAACAGCGGCAAGCGATCTCTAATACACGCAAGAAAATATGTCGTAGTTAAACTGAAAAATCAAACAATTACTTCAAAGCGCAAAAAGAAAATTGATTCTACCTAGATcttaatttaaaacaaatatttgtcATTGttggaaagaaaaagaaacaaatttcTTTTCAGTTGTTCAAACCTGATTGAATTTAAAAGTATATACTGGTAGTCATAACAAATAGAATAACTTATATCAATTGAAATTCTTTGTCGATACTActatttatatatttgaaataaattatttttatgtagATTCAAAACAATGTTTCGTTGCGTTGTTCtttttcatttacaatttcaaaatggcttctagtgaagaattttttatTAGCGCTTTCGAAATGAAACAGATTTCTGCAGTAGAAATTCATTTGTCACCAACTGTTATTACATTTTCGGTAAGTATGTGAATTATACATATAGAGATAGAGTAGCTAATTCCGTCTCAGCATCTTACAAAACGAACTATATCGATCCTAAgcctaatatttttcatttttccacaggAACTAGCAGTAGTGCTTTCTGATTACAATCGGTTGTaccactggagccggaatatgaACTAGACACAGCCAGCATTCCGGATCATTTTCCGGTTAAACATACTAGGCAGCTTTGGAACTTCAAGCAAGGGTTTTGTCATTTAATTAGAacaaagaaattgaaaaaaaaacaaataaagtgCCTGCTATAGTTTCAAAAGCATTAGTATTTATATTAACTTGTATGTTTATTGTTGCAAATATTTTTGACAGGCCATTTCAATTATTACATCATTCCTTTCAAATATTTAGCCATGTTTTGATGTCACCTGTATTATTTTTGATTCAAAATAGTACACTTTATCAACACAAATACATTTGCTATGCTTCCAACACGAAAACTGTGTTAAATcaacttttttttctagttAGATGCCTGTTCTGTCAAAAAGGCAAACCAATtaatttgttttgaaattaacaaaaattattattgtttCAATGAGAAATCTGTATAAGCCATTGAACAAACGAAAAAATTGTTGTTTGTAATacaaattttcttcaaatttacagtacttttttctgcgtgtagttataatctcttttgcttCAGCGTTAATAGTGTGTGAAAATCAAAGAAATTTTCGATGTCCTGAGACGAAATTCcaaaactaatttagttattggATTTGTGTTCTTCGCGCTCAAGGATAGATTTAAGCAATTGTCTCCTTAATGGAGATAAAAACGGTTTTCACCAAAATTTAGGTTTCGGTCACTTTTGTATTTCCTCAAATCGGAAGCTCGTCGGCATCatgcttgttatttgctcacataatgtgcacaaagagcgaaatacaccgatgaaaaatagagcagcacagaAACACTGCGTTGTGCTAACGACCGCATGAAGAGAAACttaaaacgaaaaagagaaatagctgtgcaccaagagctgcacaatgttgcgcaaagagtcaccttgaagagccacttttttgtgcctcccctcactggtaagcaggtaggaaggcgaatcaaactacaattagGATAAGaagattgatcggaagaacgttttttcGGTTTTTCGGTAGCTTTCCCTGCTTCCGTGCGCGCGTTGGACCAAaattcacactaaagagcctatTTATTTATACTCTTTGcggtgtgcagccatggagtagaatgcacgtatgggaACAATACACATCGGTGtgaagagaagagcggtggtttgcatgaaaagtgcaaagagcgttttttattcttctctttatttgctctgaggtgcattacatccaTGGTCGGTTTACCAGGGCGGATTACTTCGTGGGTACAGGTGTGCGAAAGCGGGTTTTAAGTGACTTCTGGAAGAAGCGCACAGCTAGGTTCAGCCCGACTATACGCAACGGAAACAGTTCTAAAGCAGCGTGGATattaccatagaccatgcggtagacttgggtgcaatgcccaactcctacttagcagaaggcaaagaattcttcacatttcctttcgatcatgcccatatgaacctgcctagttctagttttccactctaagtttataactgattcgctctagaatacctatccgtctttcaatttcatttctttcgtttctcttagtctcaaatttgccgaaaataaccaacaaaatcgatacagtagaacattgtggcaattaaaacatagtaacatttaatatatttgcagAAAAGTACATTGCCATATTAAAGGAAATTAGTTTTCtttcactttaatttgttttaaatatgccaaaattagataaattttcgaaaaattactaCCAATTTGACAGTTcctacacagagaacagacgtccatcttcagcattcaacttgtgtaaaatctctaacggttttgaaggtagttgggatatccaaaccaggtgcgctactgtcgtcatgtttttttgtggctgagttcgacagaattgacagcgtttattcctctacccagtcaaactagtccggaaccggttcggacttccagcatgaattccagctcaaatgcatcaaccgatagagtcggagtcggttgttttctttgagcaagattccatactgaatccattcaggatttcgaaccggttccggaatggatttgacggatagttgggataggttggtgtgacggcgctagtgtttatcgtatattaattcaaatgtttacacacgttttttaaatatttttgttctatcatggatgtctgttctctgtggttcctAGGTAAAACATCCACCTCAAACATGTAGTATATTTTCTTCGTAAAGGAGCCAACTAGAGCACTctacgtatccaaacgaacatgaaatgtGACGTAttaacaatagaaatacgtcagatttctgctcgtttggatacgtcaaactcgtcttggccacactctaactagagtgctctagtgcCAACTAGTGGTCCACTTTTCATGCTGCATTGCTGAGGTACAGATGGCGCTATTATAATGCAACCATTATCGTCACTtaatcccggtcaaaccattcggaatttgattcggaatcctgaatggagtcagtatggattccaaatcaaatgcaacaaccgattctgagtcggaatcggttgttacatttgatttggaatccataatgactccattcagaaatccgaaccggttccggaatgagtttaactgggatgtCGCTATTAGGTCATTTCTAAAATATTTCGGTggttaccctctaagaacggttggtttcaaaatcgtccaatgaaggacgttcgttggaccaatttggacaacgtccaaataaccgttcaacaaacgtccatcgttggacccgtgttgaacgattttgaaacaattttttggacgtctcagtgggtaagaacggttggtttcaaaatcgtccaatgaatgacattcgttggaccaatttggacaacgtccaaataaccgttcaacaaacgcccatcgttggacccgtgttgaacgattttgaaacaattttttggacgtctcagtgggtagttTCACTTAAGCCCAGTTTATTCAACCATAAAATGAACCGGAATGCTGGACGACTTCTACCGGAATTCTAGCTCAAATAACACTAGCGATTCCGGTTAGGATTGATTGTGTCATTTTAGCCGGACTTACAGTGCAATCCAACCTGAATGATTATACTGGGAACTCGATATGGCACCATCTCAGCATGCAGTCAAATTTAAGATCACCCACTGAGACGCCAAAACATGATTATAAatccccactgagacgtccaaaaaattgtttcaaaatcgttcaacacgggtccaacgatggacgttcgttgaacggttatttggacgatgaccaaattggtccaacgaacgtccttcattggacgattttgaaaccaaccgttcttagagggtcgttcaacacgggtccgatggacgtctgttgaacggttatttggacgtcatCCAACGTTGGtctaaagcggaccctacacgagacagaaatattgtcagtaaatatattgacaagactgcttcaatccatcaatcccatttaaattctacagaatcaatattttcaagatgaccttacaccatcaatatattgagcaatatatgatttattgtcaatatttctgttcgtgtagggtccgcttaacgaacgtccttcattggacgattttgaaagcaACCGTTCTTAGGGGGCTATTACAGGCGTATattatttgaaaaatgcggTGAATgatataacaaataacaaagtTTCAATACAGATAATATctatagtaattcttcaaaagggctaatgagacttttgtaaacaaacttatttcgctcattattccgctaccgagttgaatttcatgaaaaatacacatgaatcaacatctttatccttggtagaatcaatttcaaatgttttctgtgttgaaatgataacaaattaggagaaatcagcaaaacaaaagtttgtttacaaatcttattagccctattcaaatgttgatatggttATTTAGGTAAGAGCAAGGGGCGAGTCGCTTAGAACAGTGTGCCATGTCCACTATATTAGCAATGTAAACACGATATAAGAATACGATCCACAGTAATACACAATTACTTCACCCGTTATCACATGTTTGGCACATTGAGGCACACTTCTGTAAACTAGAAAACAGTCAACAAAGTGTAACTAAATGATCACAGCAACCCGTGCTTTTGTTTAGCTGATCACCATGGTACATTGCGGCACAGGCTATCACGCTGTTTGTTTGCAAGCACAActcgatttgtgctaagcgactcacaCCTTGGGTTAGAAGAAACATCTGTTATCCGCTAATACGAATTGTAAATTCAAGCACTACTGCACAAAATATTTGAATAGCAACATAAATATTTTTATCGACTCACTTTTCCTTGATATTTTGTATTTGAGTAAGGATGCTATATCAGTTAattatttttacttttattgGGGCGTAAGGCAAAGATCCATCGATTGTGATATGCGAAATGCAATATCTATAATGAAAACTTAAATTTTGGCAAATCCACATCACATGTTGGCGAGTGTGTATGTCgtatggtaggatgaataagttATTGACTGAAGAATGCACACGAAATACCCCAGTTTTAGAAAGCTCACCGAAAGGCGAAAGCCGGATTTTTGTTTGTTCGATGCAGTTGACTTCAAAAATATGTatagtcaaactttttttttctttattctagtttgtaaaataattaaaattttagGCACCTCATATTCAAGCACCAATATCTTTTTG is part of the Topomyia yanbarensis strain Yona2022 chromosome 1, ASM3024719v1, whole genome shotgun sequence genome and encodes:
- the LOC131677075 gene encoding probable G-protein coupled receptor Mth-like 5, encoding MLQTLSPGKKLIPLLMVELVTLAVGYVSSDPSPSKYNPNAIRINKCCEKFEVMLDGKCTVAETINATVWVPQFTGRNGEQNVQVEAVRYVIGAPDCGSMQKWPIFHYEKSEDKLILFPDGKVRHLILDPHARDEPEEEWDQLYSAEPRMEAPFQYDYEQGQYCLDKALSSNERQPEGIFATVCSPEKAVRWTDSDFLLRKIINPICHGIAMIILLVVAVVYFVLPTLRDLVGNIVTSITVCLIIAQAADLVRIFTEFSNHVSFIVADSFFYISLLAAFFWLNSLGYYIWKTFRARNVFLRVTDGRKYCWYSGYAWGATATMAGVAIFSHFFLDGPNGKRNTSIFENQETIGWLGIAVFFTPIAFIIIINTFFYVTTLKFINRMNTYGRIHHKLKCNFVMFTLIFLVMSTSWLFLILSWLHFDALLYTHIIVNALQAPCILYICVLRQKHVTFLLKKSCCYNEPPQASDWGDEMTYMNGGDY